The following are encoded in a window of Mycobacterium vicinigordonae genomic DNA:
- the pcaH gene encoding protocatechuate 3,4-dioxygenase subunit beta, with protein MAAIAAENGRAPQPQPRLDYPPYRSSILRHPQHPLLLVDPDEIERSAPCFGHQDVGPLDADLTAGHPGEPIGERVIVTGRVLDASGRPVAGQLVEIWQANAAGRYRHQHDQHPAPLDPNFTGAGRCLTGPDGSYRFKTVKPGPYPWRNHHNAWRPAHIHFSVFGTAFTERVVTQMYFPGDPLAGLDPILASVLDPDARQRLIARYDHELTEPEYATGYRWDVVLSRGGACDG; from the coding sequence ATGGCCGCCATCGCCGCGGAGAACGGACGCGCGCCGCAGCCACAGCCACGGCTGGATTACCCGCCCTACCGCAGCAGCATCCTGCGACACCCCCAGCACCCATTGCTGCTGGTCGATCCCGACGAAATCGAACGCTCGGCGCCCTGCTTCGGCCACCAGGACGTCGGCCCCCTGGACGCCGACCTCACGGCCGGGCACCCCGGCGAACCGATCGGCGAGCGCGTCATCGTGACCGGGCGTGTACTCGACGCATCCGGGCGCCCGGTAGCAGGCCAGCTGGTCGAAATCTGGCAAGCCAACGCCGCCGGCCGCTACCGCCACCAGCACGACCAACATCCCGCCCCGCTGGACCCGAACTTCACCGGCGCCGGCCGGTGCCTGACCGGGCCCGACGGCTCCTACCGCTTCAAGACCGTCAAACCCGGCCCGTACCCCTGGCGCAACCACCACAACGCCTGGCGACCCGCGCACATCCACTTCTCGGTCTTCGGCACCGCTTTCACCGAACGCGTGGTCACCCAGATGTACTTTCCCGGCGACCCGCTGGCAGGTCTCGATCCGATCCTCGCCTCGGTTCTCGATCCCGATGCGCGGCAACGACTTATCGCGCGCTACGACCACGAGCTGACCGAGCCGGAATACGCCACTGGCTACCGCTGGGACGTCGTGCTGAGCCGCGGGGGCGCCTGCGATGGATGA
- a CDS encoding dihydrodiol dehydrogenase, with product MNPVGEPISVANEFTEVVVQRVDTRNGSRLLITAPRSGRQITLDALEVEALTWQNPRTLAAMVGSAQTPLLPDDPQP from the coding sequence ATGAATCCAGTCGGCGAGCCCATCAGTGTGGCAAACGAATTCACTGAGGTGGTGGTCCAGCGGGTGGACACCCGCAACGGCTCGCGGCTGTTGATCACCGCGCCCCGAAGCGGCCGCCAGATCACCCTGGACGCCCTCGAGGTCGAGGCACTGACCTGGCAGAACCCCCGTACGCTGGCGGCTATGGTCGGTAGCGCGCAGACCCCTTTGTTGCCGGATGACCCTCAACCATGA
- a CDS encoding lyase family protein — MTNLLWPGDERAGDLLTDQMLMRSMVRVESAWLDALVGAGVAPAEGADLGELVGEGDTEQLALSAENGGNPVIGLVGLLRQRAASAQGRYIHRGLTSQDVMDTALMLALSTAAEQLRAQFAEQISALSALAEAHRATPMVARTLTQQAAPTTFGVKVAGWLDGVVDAYTRLRALAIPAQFGGAVGTYSAAVELMALRTGATDPVAAAEHVARSAATALGLQFRPPWHTNRAPITAFGDALIACTDCWGRIASDVVTLARPEIGELSEPAGARRGGSSSMPHKRNPVLSILIRRAAIAAPALAATLHTAAALANDERPDGTWHAEWDTLRTLARRTVVAGSQCIELVSGLNVHTDAMAENLAGADVLGEQRAIAELAGKLPSPGYLGAADRLTEASVQRARRALDG, encoded by the coding sequence ATGACCAATCTGCTGTGGCCCGGCGACGAGCGTGCCGGGGATCTTCTGACGGACCAAATGTTGATGCGGTCGATGGTCAGGGTCGAATCCGCCTGGCTCGACGCCCTGGTCGGAGCGGGGGTGGCGCCGGCCGAGGGTGCCGACCTGGGCGAGCTGGTGGGGGAGGGCGATACCGAGCAATTGGCGCTTTCGGCCGAGAATGGCGGAAACCCCGTAATCGGGCTGGTCGGCCTACTGCGGCAACGCGCGGCGTCGGCGCAGGGCAGGTACATACACCGCGGACTCACCAGCCAGGACGTCATGGATACCGCCCTCATGCTGGCGCTGAGTACCGCCGCGGAGCAGCTCAGAGCGCAATTTGCCGAACAGATTTCGGCTCTCTCGGCACTGGCCGAAGCGCACCGCGCCACGCCGATGGTGGCACGCACCTTGACCCAGCAAGCGGCACCTACCACGTTCGGAGTGAAGGTGGCTGGGTGGCTGGACGGGGTCGTCGACGCTTATACCCGGCTGCGGGCACTCGCTATCCCGGCCCAGTTCGGCGGCGCCGTCGGAACCTATTCGGCCGCCGTCGAACTAATGGCACTACGCACTGGGGCAACCGACCCGGTGGCGGCCGCCGAACACGTAGCGCGCAGCGCCGCAACCGCTTTGGGCCTGCAATTTCGCCCGCCGTGGCACACCAACCGCGCACCGATCACCGCGTTCGGTGACGCGTTGATCGCATGCACCGACTGCTGGGGACGCATCGCCTCGGACGTAGTCACCCTGGCTCGCCCGGAGATCGGCGAGCTGAGCGAACCCGCCGGCGCGCGGCGTGGCGGGTCGTCGTCGATGCCGCACAAGCGCAATCCGGTGCTGTCCATCCTGATTCGACGCGCCGCCATCGCCGCGCCGGCGCTGGCCGCCACCCTTCACACAGCTGCCGCCCTGGCCAACGACGAACGCCCCGATGGCACCTGGCACGCGGAATGGGACACGCTGCGCACCCTGGCACGCCGCACGGTGGTCGCCGGTTCGCAGTGCATCGAACTGGTGTCCGGCCTGAATGTGCACACCGATGCGATGGCCGAGAACCTTGCTGGCGCAGACGTTCTCGGTGAGCAACGCGCTATCGCCGAGTTGGCTGGAAAACTTCCGTCGCCTGGTTATCTCGGTGCAGCCGACAGGCTGACCGAGGCAAGCGTGCAGCGTGCCCGGCGGGCGCTGGACGGGTGA
- a CDS encoding phosphoribosyltransferase, producing the protein MQRYTDRADAGRKLAPLLSHLREEDVVVLGLPRGGVPVAFEVARELRAPFDVLLARTLTVPDQPGLAFGAVGERGVRINNDAVIQQTGLTYREMDDVENREWEDLIRRGQRFRKDHGRISLKGRIALIVDDGVATGATAQAACQVARAQGARRVVLAVPIVAADVAKRLTEYADDVVCAQKPVPHFAVAHGYRDFAPVSDDDVAALLDRARNGFVSSTVESGHSWVATSP; encoded by the coding sequence ATGCAGCGATACACCGATCGCGCGGACGCCGGGCGCAAGCTCGCCCCATTGTTGAGCCATCTGCGTGAGGAAGACGTAGTGGTCCTGGGATTACCGCGGGGCGGCGTTCCGGTCGCGTTCGAAGTGGCTCGCGAGTTGCGGGCTCCCTTCGACGTGCTACTGGCTCGAACACTCACGGTGCCCGACCAGCCCGGGTTGGCCTTCGGCGCCGTCGGGGAAAGGGGCGTGCGAATCAACAACGACGCCGTTATCCAGCAGACGGGCCTCACCTACCGGGAGATGGACGACGTGGAGAACCGGGAATGGGAGGACCTGATCCGGCGCGGACAGCGGTTCCGCAAGGACCACGGCAGGATTTCACTCAAGGGTCGAATTGCATTGATCGTCGACGACGGCGTCGCAACCGGAGCGACTGCGCAGGCCGCCTGCCAGGTTGCGCGGGCCCAGGGGGCACGCAGGGTGGTCCTAGCAGTTCCGATCGTGGCCGCCGACGTCGCGAAAAGGCTCACCGAGTACGCGGACGATGTGGTCTGCGCACAGAAACCTGTCCCACACTTCGCGGTCGCCCACGGATACCGAGACTTCGCACCCGTTTCCGACGACGACGTGGCCGCACTCCTCGACCGCGCCCGCAACGGCTTCGTCTCTAGCACAGTTGAATCGGGGCACAGCTGGGTGGCTACATCGCCGTGA
- a CDS encoding PE family protein: MSYVVAAPELVSAAVGDLANIASSIGAARSAVAGATTSVAAAGSDEVSAAIAALFNAHARSFQAISSQAAAFHDQFLQTLSTSASSYASAEATNLASMLTDPHLELFGVLIVGNGANGTAAAPNGGNGGVLWGSGGAGYTQTGSSGSAGGRGGNAGLIGNGGRGGGGGYGAAGGAGGSGGWLYGNGGSGGSGGAAMTGFNGGLAGNGGTGGGGVLFGSGGAGGQGGAGLAGTGVTTPSGGVAATGSVGVDGSGTTGVTGTNGGGGGDGMPGQTGGTGGVGGSATSSGGNVANFAATAGAGGGGGMGGSGADASALNAGGVGGHGGSGGNAGLLYGNGAAGGHGGVGGVGGTGGAGVAGGTGGAGGAASVDATNRFANGQATGGTGGTGGVGGTGGAGATGGLGGDGGNGGRGGFLFGIGGDAGNGGVGGVGGVGGGGGSGGIGGTGGAATATGSGVPLLSNGGTGGDGGTGGDGGVGGTGGNGGAAGSAGRGGLLGYAGASGSGGTGGIGGQGGAAGTPGPGSAGGSALGSFQATKTPGGFGDAGSGGAAGAQGEPGASG, encoded by the coding sequence ATGTCATACGTGGTCGCCGCTCCGGAGCTGGTGAGCGCTGCCGTCGGGGACTTGGCCAACATCGCGTCGTCCATCGGTGCGGCTCGGTCGGCTGTCGCGGGCGCAACGACATCGGTGGCGGCGGCCGGTTCCGACGAAGTGTCTGCAGCGATCGCGGCACTGTTCAATGCGCACGCGCGATCATTCCAAGCCATCAGTAGCCAGGCCGCAGCTTTCCACGACCAGTTCCTGCAAACCCTGTCGACCAGCGCATCCTCCTACGCCAGCGCCGAGGCCACCAACCTGGCGAGCATGCTCACCGACCCCCACCTCGAACTGTTCGGCGTGCTGATCGTCGGCAACGGCGCCAACGGGACCGCGGCCGCCCCTAACGGTGGCAATGGGGGCGTCTTGTGGGGTAGCGGCGGCGCCGGCTACACCCAGACCGGCTCGTCCGGCTCAGCCGGAGGCCGCGGAGGCAACGCCGGGTTGATCGGCAATGGCGGGCGCGGCGGTGGCGGGGGCTACGGCGCGGCCGGCGGCGCGGGCGGCAGCGGCGGCTGGCTCTACGGCAACGGCGGATCCGGCGGGTCCGGTGGGGCTGCGATGACGGGCTTCAACGGCGGCCTGGCGGGCAACGGCGGAACCGGTGGCGGCGGGGTGCTGTTCGGCAGCGGCGGTGCGGGCGGCCAGGGCGGCGCCGGCCTGGCCGGGACAGGTGTGACCACACCCAGCGGCGGAGTGGCAGCCACTGGCAGTGTGGGGGTGGACGGTAGCGGCACTACCGGTGTCACTGGCACTAACGGGGGTGGCGGCGGCGACGGGATGCCCGGCCAGACCGGTGGCACGGGTGGCGTTGGCGGCAGCGCGACCTCGTCCGGGGGCAACGTCGCGAACTTCGCCGCGACGGCCGGTGCGGGGGGCGGTGGCGGCATGGGAGGTTCCGGCGCCGACGCGTCGGCACTCAATGCCGGCGGCGTCGGCGGTCACGGTGGTTCCGGCGGCAATGCCGGCCTGCTGTACGGGAACGGCGCGGCGGGCGGTCACGGCGGCGTCGGCGGCGTCGGCGGGACTGGCGGCGCCGGCGTAGCCGGTGGAACTGGGGGCGCGGGTGGCGCCGCGAGCGTCGACGCAACAAATCGGTTCGCGAACGGGCAGGCCACCGGGGGAACCGGCGGCACCGGCGGCGTCGGGGGAACGGGCGGCGCCGGCGCGACCGGCGGACTGGGCGGTGACGGCGGTAACGGCGGCCGCGGCGGATTCCTGTTCGGTATCGGTGGCGACGCCGGAAACGGCGGTGTCGGTGGCGTGGGCGGCGTCGGGGGCGGTGGCGGCAGCGGCGGCATCGGTGGCACCGGTGGCGCGGCGACCGCGACCGGATCCGGTGTCCCCCTCCTGTCCAACGGCGGCACCGGCGGCGACGGCGGCACCGGTGGCGATGGCGGCGTCGGCGGAACCGGTGGCAACGGCGGGGCGGCCGGCAGCGCGGGACGTGGCGGGTTGCTGGGCTACGCGGGTGCCAGCGGCTCCGGCGGCACCGGAGGGATCGGTGGTCAGGGCGGCGCTGCCGGGACCCCGGGCCCCGGATCTGCGGGCGGTTCTGCCTTGGGTTCATTTCAGGCCACCAAGACCCCGGGCGGCTTCGGCGATGCGGGCTCCGGCGGCGCCGCCGGCGCCCAGGGCGAACCCGGCGCCTCTGGCTGA
- the pcaG gene encoding protocatechuate 3,4-dioxygenase subunit alpha, which translates to MDELARTPGQTVGPFFGIGLPFPRDSELVCAEFPGAVELRGTVFDGAGVAVPDALVELWQPDSAGRIPRASGSLRRDGWTFTGWGRAATGSDGQYSLRTVIPGPTGAGRSPYFALTVFARGLLDRLFTRAYLPGAALDTDPVLSAVAPHRRASLLCVEEIGRGAFRFDIHLQGQDETVFLAYRDEAR; encoded by the coding sequence ATGGATGAGTTGGCGCGCACGCCGGGCCAGACGGTGGGTCCGTTCTTCGGCATCGGACTCCCGTTCCCGCGGGACAGCGAGTTGGTGTGCGCGGAGTTTCCCGGCGCCGTCGAGCTACGCGGGACCGTCTTCGACGGCGCGGGCGTCGCGGTGCCCGACGCATTGGTGGAACTCTGGCAGCCGGACAGCGCCGGCCGCATTCCGCGGGCCTCGGGTTCGCTGCGCCGCGATGGCTGGACCTTCACCGGCTGGGGCCGGGCAGCAACTGGCAGCGACGGCCAGTACTCATTGCGTACCGTGATTCCCGGTCCCACCGGTGCCGGACGGTCACCGTACTTCGCGCTGACGGTATTCGCCCGCGGCCTGCTGGATCGGCTGTTCACCCGCGCCTACCTGCCCGGCGCCGCCCTGGACACCGATCCGGTCCTGTCCGCGGTGGCCCCGCATCGGCGCGCGAGCCTGCTATGCGTCGAGGAAATCGGCCGAGGGGCATTCCGATTCGACATCCACCTCCAGGGTCAGGATGAAACGGTGTTCCTGGCCTACCGGGACGAGGCGCGATGA
- a CDS encoding cupin domain-containing protein has product MESISLNSLASEKLAEARKSHSGRAAHTIHGGHTHELRQTVLALLAEHELAEHDSPGEATLQVLQGHVRLTAGDDIWDGKTGDYVAIPPVRHALLAIEDSVVILTVLKSQPGASH; this is encoded by the coding sequence ATGGAATCCATTTCATTGAACAGCCTGGCATCCGAGAAACTGGCCGAGGCGCGCAAGTCGCACAGCGGTCGGGCAGCCCACACCATCCACGGTGGCCACACCCACGAACTCCGCCAGACGGTGCTGGCCCTGCTCGCCGAACACGAACTTGCCGAGCACGACAGTCCGGGCGAAGCGACGCTGCAGGTGTTGCAGGGCCATGTGCGCCTCACCGCCGGAGACGACATTTGGGACGGAAAGACCGGTGATTACGTCGCGATCCCGCCGGTTCGGCACGCGCTACTCGCAATAGAGGACTCAGTGGTGATATTGACCGTGCTCAAGTCCCAGCCGGGCGCGTCGCACTAG
- a CDS encoding helix-turn-helix transcriptional regulator, with product MSDATGPAEDGGRRRRAVLRVLRASGEPLSILAIADELGVHPNTVRFHLDSLVRDGQVEQVEPARRGPGRPPLMFAAVRQMDRGGTRHYRLLAEILANGIATEENSSSLALAAGREWGKRLDAPDTDSVDESIDRLVVLLDELGFAPERRVADGKQQVGLRHCPFLELAETRSNVVCPIHLGLMRGALETWAAPVAVERLEAFVQPDLCLAHLEGVSR from the coding sequence GTGAGTGACGCAACCGGGCCGGCCGAGGACGGAGGACGCCGCCGCCGCGCGGTGCTGCGGGTCTTGCGGGCCTCAGGAGAGCCGTTGAGCATCCTGGCCATCGCCGACGAACTCGGCGTGCACCCCAACACCGTGCGCTTCCACCTCGACAGCCTGGTGCGCGACGGACAGGTGGAGCAGGTCGAGCCCGCGCGCCGCGGCCCCGGGCGTCCGCCGCTAATGTTCGCCGCGGTGCGGCAGATGGACCGCGGTGGCACGCGGCACTACCGACTGCTCGCCGAGATACTCGCCAATGGTATTGCCACAGAGGAGAATTCGAGCAGCTTGGCGCTGGCCGCGGGTCGGGAGTGGGGCAAGAGACTCGATGCGCCCGACACTGACAGCGTGGATGAGTCGATCGACCGTCTAGTCGTACTGCTCGACGAGTTGGGCTTCGCGCCGGAACGTCGGGTGGCCGACGGCAAGCAACAGGTGGGCTTGCGGCACTGTCCGTTCCTGGAGCTCGCCGAGACCCGGTCCAACGTGGTGTGTCCGATTCACCTCGGACTCATGCGCGGCGCGCTGGAAACCTGGGCGGCGCCCGTAGCCGTCGAGCGCCTGGAGGCGTTCGTGCAGCCGGATCTGTGCCTCGCCCACCTGGAAGGGGTCTCGCGATGA
- a CDS encoding class I SAM-dependent methyltransferase, producing MPQGNEPLPASQRDDEHVQGHWLLARLGKRVLRPGGVELTRTLLARADITGADVLELAPGLGRTAAEIVARNPKSYVGAEGDADAASHVRGVLGGKGEVRVTDAAETGLPSASADVVIGEAMLTMQGDSAKHAIVAEAARVLRPGGRYAIHELALTPDDVPEEVSTEVRQSLARAIKVNARPLTIAEWSQLLAGHGLVVDNVTTAPMALLQPRRIVSDEGVLGALRFARNVLTQSEARKRVLMMRNTFRKHRERLAAVAIVAHKPG from the coding sequence ATGCCTCAGGGCAACGAACCGCTGCCGGCGTCGCAGCGCGACGACGAACACGTGCAAGGGCACTGGCTGCTAGCGCGCTTGGGCAAGCGGGTACTGCGGCCCGGCGGAGTCGAACTCACCCGCACGCTGCTGGCCCGGGCCGACATCACCGGCGCCGACGTCCTCGAGCTGGCACCAGGGCTGGGCCGCACCGCCGCCGAGATCGTCGCCCGCAACCCGAAGTCCTATGTCGGGGCGGAAGGCGACGCCGATGCGGCCAGCCACGTTCGCGGTGTCCTCGGTGGCAAGGGCGAGGTCCGAGTCACCGACGCCGCAGAAACCGGCCTGCCCAGCGCCAGCGCCGACGTGGTCATCGGCGAGGCGATGCTGACCATGCAGGGCGATTCGGCCAAGCACGCGATCGTGGCCGAGGCCGCACGAGTGCTGCGGCCCGGCGGCCGCTACGCGATTCACGAACTTGCGCTGACACCGGACGACGTACCCGAGGAGGTCAGCACAGAGGTGCGCCAGTCGCTGGCCCGGGCCATCAAGGTCAACGCGCGGCCACTGACGATCGCCGAATGGTCGCAGCTGCTGGCCGGGCACGGGCTGGTGGTGGACAACGTCACCACCGCACCGATGGCGCTGTTGCAGCCGCGGCGAATCGTGTCCGACGAGGGTGTGCTGGGCGCGCTGCGCTTCGCCAGGAACGTTTTGACGCAATCCGAGGCACGTAAGCGAGTCCTCATGATGCGCAACACTTTTCGCAAACACCGCGAGCGTCTGGCCGCGGTCGCGATCGTCGCTCACAAACCGGGCTGA
- a CDS encoding 3-phenylpropionate/cinnamic acid dioxygenase subunit beta, producing the protein MRKPLPFNDIRHLQAHQFLVDEAYLLDAQQYEAWLATMTDDIRYVMPVRVTTARGAGFDTSPGMDHFDEDKYSLSHRVARMGTEHVWAEDPPSRLRHFITNVRTFASDDPAELLVESAELLFRSRGDVNESALLSCGREDLLRRSEQGWKLARRTIFADESVLRMQNLAVFL; encoded by the coding sequence GTGAGAAAGCCGCTGCCTTTCAACGATATTCGGCACCTGCAGGCGCATCAGTTCCTGGTCGACGAAGCCTACCTGCTGGATGCCCAACAGTACGAGGCGTGGCTGGCCACCATGACCGACGACATCCGCTACGTCATGCCAGTGCGGGTCACTACCGCGCGCGGCGCCGGATTCGACACTTCGCCCGGGATGGACCACTTCGACGAAGACAAATACTCGTTGAGCCATCGGGTGGCGCGGATGGGCACCGAGCATGTCTGGGCGGAGGACCCGCCCTCGCGGCTGCGCCACTTCATCACCAACGTACGCACTTTCGCCTCCGACGATCCGGCGGAACTGCTTGTCGAGTCGGCCGAACTGCTGTTCCGCAGCCGCGGCGACGTCAACGAGAGCGCATTGTTGTCCTGCGGGCGCGAGGACTTGCTGCGACGCAGCGAGCAAGGCTGGAAGTTGGCCCGCCGCACGATCTTCGCGGACGAATCGGTATTGCGGATGCAGAACCTGGCGGTGTTCTTATGA
- a CDS encoding aromatic ring-hydroxylating dioxygenase subunit alpha yields MIPAHIYNDQDIFALEKERLFNRAWMFVGHESEIPQDGDYVVRRVLDDSFIITRDSQRRVRALFNMCLHRGMQVCRAEMGNASNFRCPYHGWTYRNDGRLTGLPFHRDAYGGDAGFPKDQSLLPAPNFAMYNGLMFISLDAHAPPLTEFLGDFTFYLDFYSKQSIGGLEVRGPQRWRIKANWKIGAENFSGDMYHTPHTHASIVEIGLFREPKAQKRKDGATYWANRGGGTTYKLPPGGFEERMRYVGYPDEMISRIKEVWSPRQQQVVAQDGFMFSAATCFPNLSFVHNWPKLPGTDQVLPFISIRQWQPISANETEVYSWFAVDAAAPEQFKKDSYKAYLMCFGSTGMFEQDDVENWVSLTTTAGGSMARRLLLNSRMGLLADDSPVIAALSPESFHGPGRAQVGYNEYNQRELLKLWAQQLEAV; encoded by the coding sequence ATGATCCCTGCGCACATCTACAACGACCAGGACATTTTCGCGCTGGAGAAGGAGCGGTTGTTCAACCGCGCGTGGATGTTCGTCGGGCACGAATCGGAGATCCCGCAGGACGGCGACTACGTGGTGCGCCGGGTGCTCGACGATTCGTTCATCATCACCCGAGACTCGCAGCGCCGGGTGCGTGCACTGTTCAACATGTGCCTGCATCGCGGCATGCAGGTTTGTCGCGCCGAGATGGGCAATGCGTCCAATTTCCGCTGCCCGTACCACGGTTGGACCTACCGCAACGACGGCCGGCTCACCGGCCTGCCGTTCCACCGCGACGCCTATGGCGGCGACGCGGGCTTCCCCAAGGACCAATCGCTTTTGCCGGCACCGAATTTCGCAATGTACAACGGCTTGATGTTCATCAGCCTGGATGCGCACGCGCCCCCGCTGACCGAATTCCTCGGCGACTTCACCTTCTATCTGGACTTCTACAGCAAGCAGAGCATCGGCGGCCTGGAAGTGCGTGGGCCGCAACGCTGGCGGATCAAGGCGAACTGGAAGATCGGCGCCGAGAACTTTTCCGGCGACATGTACCACACGCCCCATACCCACGCCTCGATCGTCGAGATCGGGTTGTTTCGGGAACCCAAGGCGCAGAAGCGCAAGGACGGCGCCACCTACTGGGCGAACCGGGGCGGCGGCACCACTTATAAGCTGCCGCCGGGCGGTTTTGAGGAGCGCATGCGCTACGTCGGCTATCCCGACGAAATGATCAGCCGCATCAAAGAAGTCTGGTCGCCGCGCCAGCAGCAGGTAGTCGCACAGGACGGCTTCATGTTCTCGGCGGCCACCTGCTTTCCCAATCTGAGCTTCGTGCACAACTGGCCGAAGCTGCCCGGCACCGATCAGGTGCTGCCATTCATCTCGATCCGGCAATGGCAGCCGATCAGCGCGAACGAAACTGAGGTGTACTCGTGGTTCGCGGTGGACGCCGCCGCACCCGAGCAGTTCAAGAAAGACTCCTACAAGGCGTATCTGATGTGCTTCGGGTCCACCGGCATGTTCGAACAGGACGACGTGGAGAACTGGGTGTCGCTGACCACCACCGCGGGCGGCTCGATGGCCCGTCGACTGCTGCTCAACAGCCGGATGGGCCTGCTGGCCGACGATAGTCCGGTCATCGCCGCGCTGAGCCCGGAGTCCTTCCACGGTCCGGGCCGCGCGCAGGTCGGCTACAACGAATACAACCAGCGCGAGTTGCTCAAGCTGTGGGCGCAGCAGCTGGAGGCGGTGTGA
- the fdxA gene encoding ferredoxin, translated as MAYVIGKPCIDVMDRACVEECPVDCIYEGGRALYIHPDECVDCGACEPVCPVEAIYYEDDLPEDLQPYLADNEAFFNETLPGRDAPLGSPGGAAKVGPLGVDAPLVASQPKADE; from the coding sequence ATGGCGTACGTGATCGGGAAGCCCTGCATCGACGTGATGGACCGAGCCTGTGTCGAAGAGTGCCCGGTCGACTGCATCTACGAGGGAGGTCGGGCGCTCTACATCCATCCCGACGAATGTGTGGACTGCGGCGCTTGCGAACCGGTGTGTCCGGTCGAGGCGATCTACTACGAAGACGACCTGCCCGAAGACCTGCAACCGTACCTGGCGGACAATGAAGCGTTCTTCAACGAAACCCTGCCCGGCCGCGACGCGCCACTGGGTTCGCCGGGAGGTGCCGCCAAGGTGGGACCGCTTGGTGTGGATGCGCCGCTGGTCGCCAGCCAACCCAAGGCTGATGAGTGA
- a CDS encoding DUF2249 domain-containing protein, translated as MAENELDVRELRKPDKHPTIFARYDELSPGEYFVLVNNHDPKHLRAEFDIEHPGSYHWEYLARGPQEWRIRIGKRTTTSLPRVLTNTAELGDDAADATGAVWKLEVRARDLDANVVAVPPEGRIDTHTGPDLDVLIHVLSGSGRLTTEEGIIDMHPGALLWLPRRSRRQFTAGPDGLRYLTVHKRRQALVLEAPARRAV; from the coding sequence ATGGCCGAGAACGAGCTTGACGTCCGTGAGTTGCGTAAGCCCGACAAGCATCCCACGATCTTTGCCCGTTATGACGAACTTTCGCCGGGCGAATACTTCGTCCTGGTCAACAATCACGACCCCAAACACCTGCGCGCAGAGTTCGACATCGAGCACCCGGGCAGCTACCACTGGGAGTATCTCGCCCGGGGTCCACAGGAGTGGCGCATCCGAATCGGCAAGCGCACCACGACATCGTTGCCGCGCGTCCTGACCAACACCGCCGAACTGGGTGACGACGCGGCGGATGCAACCGGTGCGGTGTGGAAGCTCGAGGTTCGCGCGCGCGATCTGGACGCCAATGTCGTCGCAGTGCCGCCGGAAGGCAGAATCGACACACACACGGGACCCGATCTTGACGTGCTGATTCACGTCTTGTCCGGCAGCGGCCGGCTGACCACCGAGGAGGGCATCATCGACATGCACCCTGGCGCATTGCTCTGGCTGCCACGACGTTCCCGACGACAGTTCACCGCCGGCCCGGACGGACTGCGCTACCTCACCGTGCACAAGCGCCGGCAGGCACTGGTTCTCGAGGCCCCGGCCCGGCGGGCAGTCTGA